The sequence below is a genomic window from bacterium.
AGCGAACCAAGCCACATGTGAACGTCGGGACGATTGGTCACGTCGATCACGGCAAGACGACATTGACGGCAGCGATCACGGCCCGTCAGGCGTCGAAGGGATTGGCGGACCAGGTGGACTTCGCGAACATCGACAAGGCTCCTGAAGAGCGCGAGCGCGGCATTACGATCGCGACGGCCCACGTGGA
It includes:
- the tuf gene encoding elongation factor Tu (EF-Tu; promotes GTP-dependent binding of aminoacyl-tRNA to the A-site of ribosomes during protein biosynthesis; when the tRNA anticodon matches the mRNA codon, GTP hydrolysis results; the inactive EF-Tu-GDP leaves the ribosome and release of GDP is promoted by elongation factor Ts; many prokaryotes have two copies of the gene encoding EF-Tu), which encodes MAKEKFERTKPHVNVGTIGHVDHGKTTLTAAITARQASKGLADQVDFANIDKAPEERERGITIATAHV